The genomic stretch TTCAGAATTCTCATATGAAATTCTTTAGGAGAAAAACTATTGAGATGGCTCATGTTTTGGTATGGATGAACATTGTTTTCACAATTCTATTGACATACCAAAATGTATTTAAGATTGTATTAGTGATGAAATGAATTATATCTTTTccataaaaaaaatcaaaatattattGTAGCTTTCTATTGTAACTGTATTGACACAACAATTTTaggtttttttacaaaaataacccactttttaaaggaaattcccaaaatacccatggtttcaaaaaaattcccaaaataccccacttttaggaggagtctccaattgaattggagactcctcttaaaacttgaatggaggcgccaattggattggctagggcagccaatccaattggcgcccatgtgtaggttttaagaggagtcgccaattcaattggagactcctcctaaaatgtattttttgtcttataaatagatgtgttgtgtgactaattgttccacatctcatataatcatttggctatcatgtttggtgttcgtcgccgatacggaaaggtgatttatgcgagagacaaacctcaaatgctgatgctgttttggaacatcaccatgttcgatcaactgaagagggagctggttcgttggttagatgggaaaataccagaaggggaaaatcagaagtattgagagacttgacagtatctttggttgggtgcgaatgaatactgataaggatgctagggaaatgatgttcggttgagacgacatcaatttgattgttgtaatcagttagaaatattaatgttttcaaatgttttgtactgatgtttgttgtgaacctcgttgtaacaagaacttaatgatatataatgattgaatgttacagaaatacaatgttacaaaaagcttaagacctagatgatgctcctcgattgggacaattgttcttgttgtgtcctggttggCGATAAATAttacataatcttatcattttatctgtggaatccatctaTGTTCTaatacgtgtgctgtttggccttcctttcttctttctacgcatctcgtcattgtgccaaacaatatcaccttcatatggaggccagtaatcctctattggtagtactgagaagctttaagtatatacattcatgatggtgttggccttgtacacatcagataaatggttgtaagcgtcttgacgagtataagcgcatgctgctatgacatgggagcaaggtatgcggaaggcctgaaattttacacaatcgcaccaacttttgtttagtctaacagcgtaggctaaatttggtctcccctcgttgtggcccattgtttcctggacgctgaaattttgtctatgacggtcaaagactgttacagcgtgtgtgctagctttgatgctctcctctttcatgaccttcatgcaacactcactgaatacttgcccggaccttaacaccgcactccatctttcacctctggttgcgaacatagaagccaacctataataggttgatcttaccaaggcggttatcggcagatttcgaattcctttgaataccccgttcatgcattccacaatgtttgttgtcatgtggccccatcgacaacctctgtcaaatgcccttgtccactaCTCTACTGGTATGTCATTTATCCATCTCCCTacgtcttcattagacagtctaatttcatcacgataatattgaaatgacggttgagttaaagcatacccaacattcaccaccttcttgtggagattcttatcttttatagcacgcatgaagttttgtgcaatgtgtctgatacagtagacatgtgttaaaggaggatcatgccatccgttgtcatggttgttgtaggcactctcaatggcatcatgtctatcagaaatcaaacagagattggcttgtggagtcacatgcgttctgagatgtcgaagaaagaaaccccatccaccagctgtttcaccttcaacaagagcaaaggcaatgggaaagacattgttgttgccgtcttgtgcaaccgccatgagcaaagtacccttgtattttccgtataaccaagtgccatcaatttgaataataggtttgcagaatacgaaacctttgatgcacgggtcaaatgcccaaaagagacggtgaaatattctattacctgtagcacaggttctgtctggcatcatcgctggcactgtctccataattgcaacagttcttaggacatatgtttttagtgcccataaaaaccgtggcaattccttgtatgaatcttcccagttgccgaaaacttgttcaacatcctttgtcctcgcaatccaggctttcttgtaagatggagtataattatatgttgttctgatatgggatataattatactcaccttcacggatgggtctttattaaccaacggaAGAATGacttgacatatcaaagttgcgcttagtttacggtgatcttgttcaacgttagttgcaatgcaactgtgcgATGGGTCTATTGAAGCaatctcccaagagtcgtttttcttcttgtaagacgcagccaaacgaaacttacaaagcatgttacgacattcgataacataccttatagaatcagtgcgtttcactgtaaagtcagcaaagttgttcatgtggaattttttgattgccagaacacattcttctttggtacgaaacatgtctcccacctttaattcgccttctgatctcggatacgaattatagaaaacactattggatgtttcatcgtcatgaagatccatatttgtcatatgttgaggcggattgtagacatgactaggaggtattggtggtggttgatcatcattttcatcgtcgttgttcagcataTGATCAACCTGTATCccggtctcctcttcttcttcattaACGACAACCACTTCTGCctctgcttctgggttgacgtcatctgaccattgtcgatcatcttcaccagattcatcctgaccGGTTAGTTGAGATGatatacatggttgaagagtaatgtacaactcaatacagttgcagcttgaatgttcatgactaacaaacatgtattcaacatcttcatcgtctcgtaccttaagggggaaatacttgcattgaccattctcaaaaaatataggattttgatatgtgatctttgacacaatacccaatcctataaaggattgtattttttttttcaaatgcaagaaggttgcattttTTCTTGATTGTGATTCTAttggtatcagtgtttcgaaaacaaaaaccatgtcgctcagactcgtatgtttcactGTTGCAGTTAACattgacactgtataatgatgaagatgatattgtgcagatgaaaactgttttcttactgcagatgaatgtgagtgaagtgtcttggatgttgatagtaagacacttaaatagatgagtgaagtgtctcacatgctagctagttcggagtgacgtgtcggacatgcaagctactccgcaatgacgtgtcggacatgcaagatactccgaaatgatgtgtcaaccatgcaagctatcaagaagtgacttgttcagcatgcaggagacaagacagccacgtgccagacatgcagacacacactccaaatggattggcgcctccacttattccttgcacatgggcgccaattcaagtggagacaccatgcattcagacctcgaaacGAAGCAATCAGACataggtcttgcatgcatgtccctatggaggcgccaatttgaatggcgagccctcttaaaggttgtacatggtctCCAATTCAAatggagacaccatgcaagcacaacttttcatgctcccatccatttgcctataaatacatccacttcatcaacacttcttccacacattcactctcactacttcttctacaatacttcttctacaatttcatctgcaacaacttcttgtagtttcatctacaccaacccccagacaaaatgtctatcctcacaatgggcgaagcacatagaggaacggttgcaaacatcgcaacatatgtaagttttttcttttgttaactttttatctttcatcttcaccaacccccttttattttgacataccaacttagtcaagttttttattctttcttttataggatgtatcaaggttccgaactcgggtccacgaatatgtccatatggacccgatgattcaaccttatgttgaactcgccgactttggtcatattagcaagattttgtcttggtccatagataacaaattcattctagccttatgcgaaagatggggaccagagacacacacattttggttcccaaccggtgagtgtaccgtgatgttagaagacgtctacatgcttttaggactacctattgaaggtaaggttgttaatggtaagaccaactatgcaaattcaatttgcatggagctcttagacactgatttgttagatgataatgctagaggtcaaggtatactaccctcacgccttaagtcgtactataatagtttatacttagatgagcattctaccgaagatgctcgaataataaaaactaggtgttacattatgttgttaattGGATCGTTTTTATTTCtcgaaggtagtggttctagcatgcatattatgtacttacctctacttagacatgtagatagaataggaagttacagttggggatctgcttgtctaacctatctctatagctccttgtgcaaaaactcacacaaagacacatctacattttctggatgtgctgttttgctacaagcatggggttggtcaagactaccgtctctagcaccggtcaataacaaccctttcactttttcatatgcacaaaagtaagttgtttaaattgctatatctttacttacttccttaaagtttattacctcaaactattttatttatttactttttggtgtagatggtcggcacgtggtatgagttacaacagatgtccgagacactgtattactcagtatcgcaacctgttggatcaccttcgaccgacagacgtaagcaaaataacttaattatttcgttatattttgttaactttttctacattgattataatcctatcttctttcacatttcagttcatttggcatccataccttaatttggatcatggccatgaggtcaacgctgaagacgcagccgtatggactgcatgcacatcgataatacggttcacaactgtggagatgcacaacaccgatcgtgtgaagctgtagttcggtatggtccagaatatcccagatcccccaactagcctaggagaatgacatatgcgtaaagttaacgaccaatggaacttcaatccatggcaaagcttcacaagatcggagtgtcgcaaatggaagcatcgtcatgaccatgtgttaactgacgcagtcatgccaactgaggtaaaaccaagtcgtacttatatggcttggtacatatcggttggttttcagttcatcgccgaagatatctacctatacgacccacgtcagacaacttacacacaagaaggatcaacatctaacccccaacaacattctcagcccggttattcacaaccccctatccatcaaactttccgttccacaaacacacaaatatacaaccaaaacatgccattcacccaaccccaataccaagagcataccccataccaccaccaacaaattgaccatcaacctgagacccaacatcgcttcgcacccaccccatcaccctaccaaagtcgccttagccaaaacaccaaccgtccctcctcctaccgtagccaagaagcccaaacatcacaaaaccaaaacacaacaaccctatctctaccaaacaccccaacaacctttccaacttttcctcgacgcatcattcacacccatgtctcccttcaaccgtcctggtcgcccatccatgagtcaaccacatcccaacttctctggcatgggtcatgagctcagctacggcggtacaccatcaATGCATACTGAAGATTATGCCCACTTGTCTGaatacctcaacagaccttctcctgtagttggtagtgacgctcctggcccctcagatgatcaaacaccgatgcagaatcgtcaacgtgggttagggccaaaGGTTAGGGTAGCTAGAAGATGTGGGACCGGAGatcggttaggtgatcccggtcatcaccattaggtttctttgtgtaaactccaaactttattaatatcaagtcgtcttatatcaaatttatctttcaCTCATAccataaaatacaaaaaaaaagcattttaggaggagtctccaattgaattgacgactcctcttaaaacctacacatgggcgccaattggattggctagggcacctgccctagccaatccaattgacgcctccattcaagttttaagaggagtctccaattcaattggcgactcctcctaaaagtgaggtattttggaattttttttaaaactagggatatttttggaatttccttaaaaaagtggattattttgataaaaaaaccacaattttaattcaatttaacACTGCGATTTTATAAAAATCTTTGAGGCGAATGAAATGTTATACTTAAAGTCGATAACTTATAATTTTTGTGTCTCGCCAAAAGTGACGAAGCACCACAATCATACTGAAAAGTTAAATCACATTAGGAGAAACCATAGCACGTTAAAGATGTCCGACATTCACATGCCCTCCATATAGAAATTTGACCCACTGTATTCCACTTTCTTTATAAAATAGGTTAAAACACATTGTAccaaaaaatataaaaatgaaaCTCTCCAATTCTACTTCAATTTTCTTCAAGGTCAAATCAGTCATTCCAATACTTGAAAGCCGCATCCAATAGCCACATTCAAAATCACCGTTTTTAGCCAATAAAATTTATTCTACGGTAAAATAATTATCATTCTGCTGAAATGATTATTATTTTTTCACcattaattattattatatgcacaatttttaatatattaataagattaatttaataaaaatataatattttatgctaataatattatattatttaatttgtctattttaaaataaaataaatataaaaatgaaaattaatattaaatatgaTTATGTTATTAAATGAGTGAATGGATATCCAATTGAATCTAAGAGTGTCCACCATAAAAAAAAATGAAACTAAATTAGCAAGAAAATATAATTAAACTAAAAATCATGCTAAGAATGTATTTAAGATTGTAATTATACTATTTTGCCCATTTATTTTAGTGCAATTTTTTAGTAGTAGTTGAAAGTGTGAAATGAAATGATATGCACTGAAAAATGAAGAGAAGTTAAGTCAAAAAGATAAAAGAAAAAACAAACAGAAATAAAGACGCAGTTCATTTCTGCATTCTTCACCGTTTCAAACCTTCCGgtgttttcattttcaatttcaacTTCACTCACTCGTTCATTTTCCCGGGAAAATATCTAATTATATTTTTCAATTCCCCGATAGAACAAAAAAAAACGAGGGTTTTTGCGTCTACCTCGATCGCGATTTCTGTCCTACCAAATCCCAACACTGTTATCAAAATTTAAGAGCACGAGATCCCGAAATTCAATACAGGTAGGTCCATAATCCATTACCTCTCTCGTCTTTAACATTATCATTCAATTCATGCatttttctttctctctttctcGTTAGGGATTTCGTGTATGGATCATATTATCAAGTTCTTCGTCTTGCTCATTCTCTTTGGATTAGGTATTATTAATCAACGATGTTTTGTGCTTTTGGATTAGtatttgtttgattttgattttgattttcgttttttttgtgtgtgtaaGTGAATGCTTGTTTTGCTGAAAATGACTTTGGACAATGCAAAGGAGTTGTTAAGAGCTGGGCGAGTTCTTCGCTTGATAAAGAAATTAGACAAAAAGATAAGCATACGCTTAAGGATTTGCTGTTTTTCTTGCATGTTCCGAGAACGGGAGGGCGCACTTATTTTCACTGGTGAATTTCAGTTTcagttttttttgtttttgagCTTTTTCTGTTGAAGGAATTTATAGACCTGTTTGTTTTAttctgtttgtttttgttttgatgCAGCTTTTTGAGAAAATTGTATCCTGGTTATTTGGAATGTCCTCGGTCGTATGATAAGTTACGCTTTGATCCAAGGTGATGCCCGGATTTTTGCTCATTATGCATGTATTTTTCTTCTGTTCTTGCTACATCTTTTTTTATTAAAAAGTCTAGAATGATTGTTTTGGTTGTTCATAGAGTAAAGTTGGTATCATTCGTGTGAGTAGCCCGAAAATAATGACAGATCACCAGAGTTGTTTTTTTTTCCGATTGTAAAGCGAAACAACTTGCATTAGGTTGGTTAAACGTACTCATAGTCCATTTTTGAAAAAACAACTCTCCATGTTAAAATTTACTATGAAATCTATCATATATTGCTTATTTTCTGTTGTTTCCGTTTATTTGCAGCAAAGAAAAATGTAGACTGTTAGTTACACATGATGACTATAGCATTACGTCTAAACTTCCAAAGGATAGAACTTCTGTGGTTACCATACTTAGGGATCCGGTTGACCGTGTATTTAGTACTTACGAATTTTCAATGGAGGTTGCGGCTAGATTTTTGGTGCATCCAAACTTGACATCTGCAACACAGATGGCTTTACGCTTGCGCTCTAAGACGAAAGGAGTAAGCACATTGGCTATCTGGCCGTGGAAGTATCTGGTTCCGTGGATGAGAAACGACCTATTTACTAGGGTATGTCTTATTTTAATTGTTGTTTGACATTTGTCTATTTGGGAATTTTATTTCAATGCTTCTAAATTCACGTAAGGTTGTAAAAGGATCATTTTACTGATACCCTCTAATCTGAACAAAGAGTATGACAAATTAATCTTCGACATAACTTTGCTTTCTTTGATATGTTCATAGATCTAGATTCATTTAAATTTACAACTGTATCCCTTCATATATTGTTGAAGATGGGAATATTAGTAGTAACTAAGTTGCCAAAAAGAAATTGATTTGATATCCTTACTTCATATTGCTATTTTGTTGGCTAATGTGTTGTAGCATTACCACATGCTGCGTATGCGGGGTGATACTCTTTGGCCTTTatacaacatcaacaacaactaaGTCCTATCCCACTAAGTGGGGTCGACTGTATGGATCAAACGACACTGTAATGTTCTACTTCTATCAAATATCATACTTCTGTCCAGCTCATAAATCTCGAGATCTTTCTTAATTGTTTCTCTAATAGTTTTTCCAAATCTTCCTCTACTTCTAATAGTTTAACTACCCTTTATCTGATCTTTTCCTCCTTACAATAGAATCTTCTCTCTACATATCCAAACCCTCTAATAGTTTAGCTACCCTAGCTTTCTCTAATATTGTCATCTCTAATCTTATCATGTTTAGTCTTACGACACATCCATCGCAACATCCTCATCTCTACTACACTTAATTTATTTTCGTGTTGGTTCTTTATAGCGCAACACTCTTTGGCCTTTATTCTTCTAAAATATGTTCTTCCTATTTCCATTTGATGCACGTGTGATTGATTTAGACATTAATGGACAGAGGGGTGCTAGGTATAGTAAGGGATTGAATGCCACTGATAGCAGTGATCCCTATGATATGGAAGATTTTGCAATGCCGTTACAAGAATACATCAATCATCCTGTGGCATGGGATATTGTACATAATGGAGCCACATTTCAGGTACTTCTGCATGTGTAATGTGTTTTTTTTTTCCGTATTATTGTGATTCATGCTTCACAAATTTCTGTAAATGCTATGAATGTTTAACTGTTTTCTGAAATCATTGTTCAAATAGAATTTATTGCCTGGAATCTGTTTTCTATTTTGATGGCACTGATTATTTCCTCAAAAAATATGGATGcatttttttaaagctaaaaaATCCCTTGTAATCACCTATTTAATTATTAGATGATTCAATCATGGCTTATGTGTCAATGCCAAATTCCATAACTTTCATTGGAATATTAATTTGCTAGCAAGATGGACGTGTAGGGTACTTCACTTTAGTTGTTTATCCTGCAAATTGGAATCCCCAATTACAATTGAAAAGCTCATGTCTCTTATTTACATAGTGTCTTTGGTAATGATGTCAAATATTTGTACTAAGTTTAGTGGATCGTTCTATCATCAGGTTGCAGGTTTAACAAACAACTCTTATATAGCAGAAGCACATGATGTGCGTCATTGTGTACAGAAATATAAGATTCTCGGTAAATATGTGCTACAAGTTGCAAAGGTAAATTTGAAGCTTTGATAGTTGCATCTCATAGTTTGCTTCTCTCAACTGCTCCTTTCGTCAATCCTACAGTATGTACGTGTACATTTTGCAGACGAGACTGGACGATATGTTATATGTGGGTCTTACAGAGGAGCACCGAGAATCTGCAACAATGTTTGCAAATGTTGTTGGTTCTCAGGTCATATCACAGCTTAATGCACCAAACACCAGCCTGGATACTATTGAAAATATAGGTTAGTGGGGTTTAAACGCTTTTCTGTTTCTCTCAAACTTTTATCTCATGTTAGAAGGGCTGAAAAGTCTTCGGGAATGGTACAGAATTTGGAGCTTGAAGCTAGCGCTCATATTCTTGCATTCACCTGGACATGTAATATTTTCAGAAGATATGGGTGGGTGTGTCAAATATCATGTTTTGAAATGACGTTTGGCCGTGTTTTGGTGTTGACATTCGTATTCTTTGACATTCAatgtgttttattttaattaacaTCTGACAATTGTTATGTACTTGTACAACAGAAAAAAGTTCATTTTCAGATGCCGATTCTGATAGCAGTGAACATCAGGTAAGAAGCTTATCTTGGATGGAGGAACTTATTTATTGAGGTTTGAATATGAAAAGCATTCTTACAATGTTTCTGCCTGTGAGACAGAATATCACCTCCGATAGGGGAGCAAGTGAGACCACTTCAATTGAAAGTGGAGAAGCATCAGAATCAACTGTAAGCTTGTTCCCTTAGCAATTCTGGTGGTTTTATGGACTTGCCAAATATTATCAATTTCTCATTTTATCAGCCTGCTCATATTTCGTTGATTTCAGATGACTGTTGGGAAACTCATGGATTCTTATGAAGTCTGTATTTCTAATTTACGGAAGTCCCAGTCTAGTCGACGCATTTCCTCTTTGAAGAGGGTTCCGGTGAACTTTACAAAGGAGGCAAGCTTAACAGATCCAATGCTAGCATAATATAATTCTATAATTCTTTCATCATCATATGTGGTGTGGATATCTATTATTTCTATTCTTTCTTAACCCACTCATTTAGTGTACACGTCTACAACTGACTGGGATATGTATTTCTTAATTGAGCCTGTATTTCAAGTTATTTAATCTTCAGTTTTAAATCTATGTGTACAGTCTGGGATGATAACTTTTGTATCGCTAAAATCATTTCACGAGCTTTTAAAACAAGTTGAACTATTTAACATGGACATATGCGTTAGTTTTAGCTGGAAATTTTGTGATTCTGTGATATTAGTTTCTTCACAAGATCCTTGCcgatttttttttttaattttgaaaattcCTGCAAGCTAATAAAATTTATAATCTGAAGCACATTTGTTGCATTAATGCAAATCAAATTGCATGCATACATATTGGAATATGATGGCATGAATGATAAACATGTTTTACATTTACATATCATTTCAATATCTATTACTTTGTTTTCTATACATATCTCTTATCAATGACATTGAGTTAATGGTACTATTTGACAAGTGTTGGATTGTTTTATAGCCTTCTATCATCTTGTACTTCTGTGTTATCCCTTTATAATGAATTTTATGATTTTACAGGCACGGCATCAAGTTCCTGAAGAGGTTCTCCAGCAAATTCGGTCTCTTAACGATCTTGACTTGGAGCTCTATGAATATGCGAGAGCCATTTTCAATAAGCAACATAACGGCTCATTGCTAATTACTGAGGTATAACTGTTAGGTTTGATATATTCAATCTCTTTACTAAATGATTAGATAATATTATCCATGGCTGCAAAAGATTGGGAGTCTAAATGTTAAACGGCTTTAAACAAAATATGGTCAGAGTATAGAGTTAATTATCTACTAGGCTCAATTATATTTTTGGTCCCCTTACTTTATCATGCTCACAAAAATAGTCCTCCTATTTTGAAATCCAACTTTTTGGTCTCAATTATCTCATTTGTTGCAATTTTTATCTCAAGCCATCTTTTTTATTTTTAGCCTAAAAGTTGTGATTTTTGGCCCAAAACTGGCGTTTTCTCTTCAAATTTACTACTGGAGCAATAAATCACCACTTTTTGGGCCAAAAATCACCACTTTGGGGGTCAATATGTAAGTTGGGACCAAAACTGCAGCAAATGTGATAACTAAGGAATCAAAAGTTCGATTTGAAAATGTGGGGCGGGGGGCTATTTTCGTGGGATAAAATAGAAGAACCATTGGCACAAAAGGTAAAGTTACTCGCGGGAGATCAAAGAATGAGACAACTTATCATTCATCTTGTCTTAGATTTTACTGAAAACCATGTCTAATTTAATTTTGGAAACTTGATATGTTTTATAACGAAGTCTGTGTGAATTATTTATCTGCATGTGTTATCAATGAGCTGGAGTTTATATGCATAAAGAAGATAAGAAATTATGATATTTAGATCTCTAAATGTTGATGCAGGCAGATGTTATCATGACTTGTGCTG from Lathyrus oleraceus cultivar Zhongwan6 chromosome 7, CAAS_Psat_ZW6_1.0, whole genome shotgun sequence encodes the following:
- the LOC127105757 gene encoding protein-tyrosine sulfotransferase, with protein sequence MDHIIKFFVLLILFGLVNACFAENDFGQCKGVVKSWASSSLDKEIRQKDKHTLKDLLFFLHVPRTGGRTYFHCFLRKLYPGYLECPRSYDKLRFDPSKEKCRLLVTHDDYSITSKLPKDRTSVVTILRDPVDRVFSTYEFSMEVAARFLVHPNLTSATQMALRLRSKTKGVSTLAIWPWKYLVPWMRNDLFTRRGARYSKGLNATDSSDPYDMEDFAMPLQEYINHPVAWDIVHNGATFQVAGLTNNSYIAEAHDVRHCVQKYKILGKYVLQVAKTRLDDMLYVGLTEEHRESATMFANVVGSQVISQLNAPNTSLDTIENIEKSSFSDADSDSSEHQNITSDRGASETTSIESGEASESTMTVGKLMDSYEVCISNLRKSQSSRRISSLKRVPVNFTKEARHQVPEEVLQQIRSLNDLDLELYEYARAIFNKQHNGSLLITEERLDNISSSAFGFILWKFLTLAITFFFILFLFLLIVNVRRRTFKVKK